A stretch of the Marivirga tractuosa DSM 4126 genome encodes the following:
- a CDS encoding UbiA family prenyltransferase, with amino-acid sequence MFSKFYQYIRAFSLDVVAGAVISARWIGNYFNADIPSSAILALGLTVWLIYTIDHLLDARKIKSQDALFRHIIHYKNAPYIFGLIAIVSMVLIFLLQNLEPFLIGYGLALGFSVFCYLVFIHFIRKKVYWGKEWFIALVYATGICLPTFAYIQNIPPILIYFWVQLFILASINLILFNMIEYKVDKKLGFNSFATVKGADFSRKVILFLLFAFALIWSSSFLFFEAEELLDYQAMFILMASVLAMVLSKEVVLRQEEWYRVIGDIVFVLPLIEIIIIDG; translated from the coding sequence ATGTTTTCAAAATTTTACCAATATATCAGGGCTTTTAGTTTAGATGTAGTGGCAGGTGCTGTTATTAGTGCTCGTTGGATTGGTAATTATTTTAATGCAGATATTCCTTCATCTGCAATTCTGGCTTTAGGATTAACAGTTTGGTTGATCTACACAATTGACCATTTGTTAGATGCCAGAAAAATAAAATCTCAGGACGCCTTATTTAGGCATATAATCCATTATAAAAATGCACCTTACATTTTTGGTTTAATCGCCATAGTCTCCATGGTTTTAATTTTTTTACTTCAAAATTTGGAGCCGTTTTTAATAGGCTATGGACTTGCATTAGGATTTTCTGTTTTCTGTTACCTGGTATTCATACATTTTATTCGTAAAAAGGTCTATTGGGGTAAAGAATGGTTTATTGCCTTAGTTTATGCTACTGGAATTTGTTTGCCCACCTTTGCCTACATTCAAAATATCCCCCCAATTCTTATTTACTTCTGGGTTCAATTGTTTATACTGGCCAGTATTAATCTTATATTGTTCAATATGATAGAGTATAAGGTTGATAAAAAATTGGGTTTTAATTCCTTTGCTACAGTAAAAGGAGCTGATTTTTCGCGTAAGGTTATCTTATTTCTACTTTTTGCTTTCGCTCTTATTTGGTCATCTTCTTTTTTATTTTTCGAAGCTGAAGAATTACTCGATTATCAAGCAATGTTTATTTTGATGGCATCCGTTTTGGCAATGGTTCTTAGCAAGGAAGTGGTGTTAAGGCAAGAAGAATGGTACAGGGTTATTGGTGATATTGTGTTCGTACTTCCCCTCATCGAAATCATAATTATAGATGGCTAA
- the rplS gene encoding 50S ribosomal protein L19 yields the protein MSDLIKEIEKEYHEAVSKFPDFKAGDTVNVHVKIKEGNKERIQQYQGAVIQKRGSGNSVTFTVRKVSSGIAVERIFPLISPAIDKIEVVRKGSVRRAKLYYLRGRKGKSARIKEKI from the coding sequence ATGAGCGATTTGATCAAAGAAATTGAAAAAGAATATCACGAAGCAGTAAGTAAATTTCCTGATTTTAAGGCAGGTGATACTGTGAACGTACACGTGAAAATTAAAGAAGGAAACAAAGAACGTATTCAGCAATACCAAGGTGCTGTAATACAAAAAAGAGGTTCTGGTAATTCTGTTACTTTTACAGTTAGAAAAGTTTCAAGTGGAATTGCTGTTGAAAGAATATTTCCTTTGATTTCTCCAGCTATCGATAAAATTGAAGTAGTGAGAAAAGGTTCTGTAAGAAGAGCTAAATTGTACTACTTACGAGGTAGAAAAGGAAAATCTGCAAGGATTAAAGAAAAGATCTAA
- the trmD gene encoding tRNA (guanosine(37)-N1)-methyltransferase TrmD, with amino-acid sequence MRIDIITCLPKLLEGPFSDSILKRAQEKKLVEIHVHDLRAYSTHKQRSIDDYAYGGGAGMVLQIEPIAAAIEDLKSKRTYDEVIYMSPDGEQFTQTLANQLALKGNLLILCGHYKGVDERVRQHYITKEISIGDYVISGGELAAAVVTDAIVRLLPGVLSDETSALTDSYQDGLLAPPVYSRPAEFKGLKVPDVLLSGHAANIEKWRFEQAVKRTEERRPDLLKKE; translated from the coding sequence ATGAGAATTGATATTATCACATGTTTGCCAAAGTTGTTAGAAGGGCCATTTTCTGATAGTATTTTAAAGCGTGCTCAGGAAAAGAAATTAGTTGAAATCCATGTTCATGATTTAAGAGCTTATTCAACTCATAAACAAAGAAGTATTGATGATTATGCCTACGGTGGTGGTGCAGGAATGGTCTTGCAAATTGAACCAATTGCAGCGGCTATAGAAGATTTGAAATCTAAACGGACTTACGATGAAGTGATTTATATGAGTCCAGATGGAGAACAATTTACCCAAACTTTAGCAAATCAACTAGCGCTTAAGGGGAATCTATTGATCTTATGTGGGCATTATAAAGGGGTTGATGAAAGAGTTCGACAACATTATATAACCAAAGAAATAAGTATTGGTGATTATGTGATATCTGGTGGAGAATTAGCAGCAGCTGTAGTGACGGATGCAATAGTGAGATTATTGCCAGGTGTTTTGTCAGATGAAACTTCAGCGCTCACAGATTCCTATCAAGATGGATTGTTAGCTCCACCGGTTTATAGTCGACCAGCAGAATTTAAAGGTTTAAAAGTACCTGATGTATTGTTATCCGGCCATGCGGCCAATATAGAAAAGTGGCGATTTGAGCAAGCGGTGAAGAGAACAGAAGAGCGTAGGCCAGATTTATTGAAAAAAGAATAA
- the rimM gene encoding ribosome maturation factor RimM (Essential for efficient processing of 16S rRNA) produces MKLDQCFQLGMVLKPHGLKGELYISLDTDYPEDYQELESVFLLQNGKLVPFFIEHIQLKNKEALVKFEDVEDKEGALALRGSTLHLPLTELPELTGNQFYFHEISGFQIEDTEKGMLGVVKEVFEAGHQDLIGMDYKGKEVLIPINDDVILNVDRENSLLKVSLPEGLLELYMEEEEKPDEN; encoded by the coding sequence ATGAAGCTTGACCAATGCTTTCAGTTAGGTATGGTGTTAAAGCCTCATGGATTAAAAGGAGAATTATACATTTCTCTGGATACAGACTATCCAGAAGATTATCAAGAATTGGAATCAGTATTCCTGTTGCAAAACGGAAAACTGGTTCCTTTTTTTATTGAGCATATCCAACTTAAAAATAAAGAAGCTTTAGTAAAGTTTGAGGATGTTGAAGACAAAGAGGGTGCTTTAGCTTTAAGAGGATCTACTCTTCATTTACCTTTAACGGAGTTGCCAGAGTTAACTGGAAATCAATTTTATTTCCATGAAATTAGCGGTTTTCAAATCGAAGATACCGAAAAGGGTATGCTTGGAGTGGTTAAGGAGGTGTTTGAAGCAGGGCATCAAGATTTAATCGGGATGGATTATAAGGGTAAGGAAGTGCTTATTCCAATTAATGATGATGTGATTTTGAATGTGGATAGAGAAAACTCCTTACTAAAGGTAAGTCTGCCTGAAGGCTTGTTGGAATTGTATATGGAAGAGGAGGAGAAGCCTGATGAGAATTGA
- a CDS encoding 30S ribosomal protein S16 yields MAVKIRLARRGRKKMAIYDVVVADARAPRDGRFIEKIGTYNPNTPVAAIDMDNEKAFQWLMNGAQPTDTVRAMLSYRGLLYKKHLQIGVIKGAMTQEEADKKLEAWMKNKEAAIEGKEKSLADKAAAEKKARLEAEAKVNEARAEAIKKRQDEAEAAAKAAEAPAEEEAPAEEAASEEAPKAEESTEEAPKADASEEKSEEEKKED; encoded by the coding sequence ATGGCAGTAAAAATCAGATTGGCCCGAAGAGGTCGAAAAAAAATGGCGATTTACGATGTAGTCGTAGCTGACGCCCGTGCACCACGAGATGGTCGCTTTATTGAAAAAATTGGTACTTATAACCCTAATACGCCTGTTGCCGCTATAGATATGGACAACGAAAAGGCTTTTCAGTGGTTGATGAATGGTGCCCAGCCTACCGATACGGTTCGCGCTATGTTGTCGTACCGTGGCTTGCTTTACAAGAAGCATTTGCAAATTGGTGTGATCAAGGGTGCTATGACTCAAGAGGAAGCTGATAAAAAGTTAGAAGCTTGGATGAAGAACAAGGAAGCTGCAATTGAAGGTAAAGAGAAATCATTAGCAGATAAAGCAGCGGCTGAGAAGAAAGCAAGATTGGAAGCAGAAGCTAAAGTGAACGAAGCTAGAGCAGAAGCTATCAAGAAGCGTCAAGATGAGGCTGAGGCTGCGGCAAAAGCTGCAGAAGCACCAGCTGAAGAGGAAGCTCCTGCTGAGGAAGCAGCAAGTGAAGAAGCTCCAAAAGCTGAAGAATCTACTGAAGAAGCACCAAAAGCGGACGCTTCTGAAGAGAAATCTGAAGAAGAAAAGAAAGAAGATTAA
- a CDS encoding sensor histidine kinase: protein MKSKKLGKYGAFTLIFLSNILYSALGQDNVALDRLMAVDWSTKTSNNISNNIIDILQSESGYIWMATYNGIQKFDGYKNTVYSTSQLPFLRSSGFRSVYQSPFDNALYFSSQSSGIIKYDVSDGFEQLKVTKGKLPTSIQNVLIDHSGRMWIGSSNDGLYIMQGDSAYQFEHPIIKTSTVLSLCETKNGHIMIGTEGNGAYEISDNQIINEYFRENGLLSSGVNVIKAVGDSIFFGTRNGLNLLYKNEFKSVDFLNGQSVNNVTAKNGVLWLGLDNGLARINLKTQKSELISSFGDIDVSRTNNVIIDREGSIWLATGRNGLIQLRETGVINYNRFDGLESESINVIRAKATDQGYFIGSDNGSIYSLRDGEINEFEIQSDIKPTAIRDVYQQKNGIIWIASYKGLLKKNGDQEELFGLEDGLPSLDIRRILEDSKGNLWLASRSGGLIKWRDEKVLEVFDRENQLKSDFILCVEEDGEGNLYVGTNSGGVSILNSKGEIRNISITANDEGIIVFNIQVNKPNHFWAVTTAGIYLIKDKEVVKLNFEKSFDAISMFDWLEDDNGNIWITSNQGVINIAREELEKFEQNPDYQVKTRLITKADGMQNEKCTGAVQSLKSSDGRLFIPTVGGVSVITPDKMEENKILPNIFIESLETQDSTYKQTANIILSAKSNRYIFNFTALSYLSPDAIQFKYKLEGQEKNFTTISGNRSAEYTNLAPGEYQFLVYATNNQGDWTTPIAICHFVIKPAFYETIWFYLLFGAIIILLIYLIYKWRVNAIEKMNTKLMKVNSELDGFVYSASHDLRSPLASLLGLINLGRSDTQNIELYLDKMEKSVKRLDDFIAEIIDFSSNERKEVVCDQLEFEPIVDNIIEELSFLDSNERVRKNINIQQSCIFQTDKRRMAIIFRNLISNALKYYDDSKENPFLKIEIRSNSKSAHIIIEDNGIGISKNEQEEVFKMFYRATERSTGSGLGLYIVLETVEKLGGVITMSSERYKGTKFDIIIPFLNL, encoded by the coding sequence ATGAAAAGTAAAAAGTTGGGGAAATATGGTGCTTTTACTCTGATATTTTTATCAAATATTTTATACTCAGCTTTGGGTCAAGACAATGTTGCGCTTGATAGATTAATGGCTGTTGATTGGTCGACCAAAACATCAAACAATATTTCTAATAATATAATTGATATTTTACAATCTGAATCAGGATATATTTGGATGGCCACTTATAATGGAATTCAGAAATTTGATGGTTATAAAAATACTGTTTATAGTACCTCACAATTACCATTTCTAAGGAGTAGTGGGTTTAGGTCCGTTTATCAAAGTCCATTTGACAATGCATTATATTTTTCATCGCAAAGTAGCGGTATCATAAAATATGATGTAAGTGATGGTTTTGAGCAACTAAAAGTAACTAAGGGTAAACTCCCTACTTCCATACAAAATGTTCTTATCGATCACTCTGGTCGCATGTGGATTGGTTCCAGTAATGATGGTTTATATATAATGCAAGGTGATAGTGCTTATCAATTTGAACATCCCATTATTAAAACCTCCACCGTATTAAGTTTATGTGAAACAAAGAATGGCCACATCATGATAGGCACCGAAGGGAATGGAGCTTATGAAATTAGTGATAATCAAATTATAAATGAATATTTTCGCGAAAACGGACTCTTAAGCAGTGGTGTAAATGTGATTAAAGCTGTAGGGGATTCTATTTTTTTCGGGACAAGAAATGGGCTCAACTTACTTTATAAAAATGAATTCAAATCTGTTGATTTTTTGAATGGCCAATCCGTTAATAATGTGACTGCTAAAAATGGGGTTTTATGGTTGGGCTTGGACAATGGATTAGCAAGAATAAACCTTAAAACACAAAAATCGGAGTTAATCTCATCTTTTGGGGATATAGATGTTTCAAGAACGAATAATGTAATCATTGATCGAGAAGGAAGTATTTGGTTAGCTACTGGAAGAAATGGCCTTATTCAACTTAGAGAGACCGGTGTTATTAATTATAATCGATTTGATGGATTAGAAAGTGAAAGCATTAATGTAATTAGAGCTAAAGCCACAGATCAGGGATATTTTATTGGAAGCGATAATGGAAGTATTTATAGCTTGCGAGATGGTGAAATAAACGAATTTGAGATTCAATCAGATATAAAGCCCACAGCTATAAGAGATGTGTATCAACAGAAAAATGGAATTATATGGATTGCCAGTTACAAAGGCTTATTAAAGAAGAATGGTGATCAGGAAGAACTTTTCGGTTTGGAAGATGGGCTCCCGTCTTTGGATATTAGAAGGATATTGGAGGATAGCAAAGGAAATCTTTGGTTAGCTAGCAGGTCAGGGGGATTAATTAAATGGCGAGATGAAAAAGTCCTGGAGGTATTTGATAGGGAGAACCAGTTAAAATCTGATTTCATCTTATGCGTAGAAGAAGATGGAGAAGGTAATTTATATGTTGGTACCAATAGTGGAGGAGTGAGCATTTTAAATTCGAAGGGCGAAATCCGAAATATTTCCATTACTGCTAATGATGAAGGAATTATTGTATTCAATATTCAAGTGAATAAGCCAAATCATTTCTGGGCAGTAACCACTGCTGGTATTTATTTAATTAAAGACAAAGAGGTTGTTAAATTGAATTTTGAGAAATCCTTTGATGCAATTAGCATGTTTGATTGGTTAGAGGACGATAATGGAAATATTTGGATCACATCCAATCAAGGTGTAATCAATATTGCCAGAGAAGAGTTAGAAAAGTTTGAGCAAAATCCAGATTATCAGGTAAAAACACGACTTATTACTAAAGCGGATGGTATGCAAAATGAGAAGTGTACAGGTGCTGTTCAATCATTAAAGTCGTCAGATGGAAGGCTCTTTATCCCCACTGTTGGAGGAGTAAGTGTTATAACTCCAGATAAAATGGAGGAAAATAAGATCTTGCCTAATATTTTCATCGAGAGTCTAGAAACGCAGGATAGTACTTATAAACAAACCGCTAATATCATCTTAAGCGCTAAAAGTAATCGGTATATATTCAATTTCACTGCTCTCAGCTACTTATCACCTGATGCAATTCAATTTAAATATAAATTAGAAGGCCAGGAAAAAAACTTTACCACAATTTCAGGAAATAGGAGTGCGGAATATACAAATCTGGCGCCAGGTGAGTATCAATTTTTAGTTTATGCTACCAATAATCAAGGGGATTGGACTACACCAATAGCCATTTGCCATTTCGTTATTAAGCCTGCATTTTACGAAACCATTTGGTTTTACCTGCTTTTTGGGGCGATAATCATTCTTCTAATTTATCTCATTTATAAATGGCGAGTAAATGCAATTGAAAAGATGAATACAAAATTAATGAAGGTGAATAGCGAGCTTGATGGCTTTGTTTATAGTGCGTCTCATGATTTAAGATCTCCTCTAGCTTCTCTTTTAGGTTTAATAAATCTAGGCAGAAGTGATACTCAAAATATTGAACTTTATCTGGATAAAATGGAGAAGAGTGTGAAAAGATTAGATGACTTTATTGCTGAGATTATTGATTTCTCCAGTAATGAAAGAAAAGAAGTAGTGTGTGATCAATTAGAATTTGAGCCTATTGTTGATAATATAATTGAGGAATTATCATTCTTAGATAGTAATGAACGAGTAAGGAAAAATATAAATATTCAGCAATCCTGTATTTTTCAAACTGATAAGCGAAGAATGGCTATCATATTTAGAAATCTCATATCTAATGCCTTAAAATATTACGATGATTCGAAAGAAAATCCTTTTTTGAAAATAGAGATTAGGAGTAACTCCAAGAGTGCACACATTATTATTGAAGATAATGGTATAGGGATTTCAAAAAATGAGCAGGAAGAGGTTTTTAAAATGTTTTATCGTGCTACTGAAAGAAGTACTGGCTCTGGCTTAGGCCTCTATATCGTTTTGGAAACAGTTGAAAAGTTAGGAGGAGTTATTACTATGAGTTCTGAAAGGTATAAGGGGACAAAATTTGATATCATCATACCTTTTTTAAATTTGTAA
- a CDS encoding 2-oxoglutarate dehydrogenase E1 component, giving the protein MDKYTYIANAHGNYIEELYQSYKNDPQSVDESWQKFFEGFEFSQKDFGGNGKAQETRVSSKETQVRNLIQAYRMRGHLKSKTNPVRDRRPHDARISLEEFGLKQEDLKEEFSIGQEIGLGKTSLKNIIEALDKIYVGSIGFEYMHIRDPKIVDWFIDKAESSKGDYQPKLEEKKRVLSKLNEAVVFENFLHTKFLGQKRFSLEGGENTIPFLDKVINRSSELGTKEVVIGMAHRGRLNVLANIMNKTYEQIFSEFEGSTDPDLTMGDGDVKYHMGYSSYLETSNGKKSYVKLTPNPSHLEAVNSVVLGYTRAQIDDEYGEDVNAALPILIHGDAAVAGQGIVYETTQMSLLEGYSTGGTVHLVINNQVGFTTDYDDARSSIYCTDIAKMIDAPVLHVNGDDAEAVNFAANLAVEYRNKFHKDIFIDLLCYRRHGHNESDEPKFTQPKLYNKIAKHPNPREVYVKKLTERGDLDNDSVKKLEKDFKKQLQDRLNEVKQKPLPYKPQKIEEEWEQLRRAKSDDFLESPDTSISQGLVEKIGKALTTLPKGFKPLKQIDKLLKERKKNFFDEKMLNWADAELLSYGSLLAEGNIVRMSGQDVKRGTFSHRHSYLFDAETNEPYCNLDHIEENQKEKFKIFNSLLSEFGVLGFEYGYAMATPNALVIWEAQFGDFANGAQVMIDQFITSAESKWQRMNGLVMLLPHGYEGQGPEHSNARPERFLQLAAEENLIVTNITTPANLFHMFRRQVKWEFRKPLVQFAPKSLLRHPKVISPIKEFTEGKFREIYEDDFVTNKNVKRVLLCTGKVYYDLLEKQQADERKDVAIIRIEQLHPFPMNQVDKALKKFKDPEVFWVQEEPSNMGYWTYMLRTIANKAGLQLISRKSSASPATGYAKVHKAEQEALVEKAFDTKK; this is encoded by the coding sequence ATGGATAAATACACATATATCGCCAATGCCCATGGCAATTACATAGAGGAACTTTACCAATCCTATAAAAACGATCCACAATCTGTTGATGAATCTTGGCAGAAATTCTTTGAAGGTTTTGAGTTTTCTCAGAAGGATTTTGGAGGAAATGGAAAAGCTCAAGAAACTAGAGTATCTTCAAAAGAAACTCAAGTAAGGAATCTGATCCAAGCTTATAGAATGCGTGGTCATTTGAAATCTAAAACCAACCCTGTTAGAGACAGAAGACCGCATGACGCCAGAATTAGCTTGGAAGAATTTGGCTTAAAACAAGAAGATTTAAAAGAAGAATTTTCGATTGGTCAAGAAATTGGACTTGGGAAAACAAGTCTTAAAAATATAATTGAAGCTTTAGACAAAATCTATGTAGGCTCTATTGGATTTGAATACATGCATATCCGTGACCCTAAAATTGTGGATTGGTTTATCGATAAAGCAGAGAGCTCAAAAGGTGATTATCAGCCAAAGCTAGAGGAAAAGAAAAGAGTACTTTCCAAATTAAATGAGGCTGTAGTATTCGAAAATTTCCTACACACAAAATTTTTAGGGCAAAAAAGATTCTCACTAGAAGGCGGGGAAAACACTATTCCATTCTTAGACAAAGTGATTAATCGTTCTTCAGAGTTAGGCACTAAGGAAGTGGTTATAGGAATGGCGCATCGTGGTAGGCTAAATGTATTGGCCAACATCATGAATAAAACTTATGAGCAGATTTTCTCTGAATTCGAAGGCAGTACTGATCCTGATTTAACCATGGGTGATGGTGATGTGAAATATCACATGGGTTACTCTAGCTACCTAGAAACCTCAAATGGAAAAAAATCTTATGTGAAATTAACGCCAAATCCTTCTCATTTAGAAGCTGTGAATTCAGTAGTTTTAGGCTATACCAGAGCTCAAATTGACGATGAATATGGTGAAGACGTGAATGCCGCACTGCCTATCTTAATTCATGGTGACGCTGCAGTTGCAGGACAAGGAATTGTGTATGAAACCACTCAAATGTCTTTATTAGAAGGCTATTCAACTGGCGGAACAGTGCATTTGGTTATCAACAATCAGGTCGGATTCACTACAGATTATGATGATGCGCGTTCATCAATTTACTGTACGGACATTGCTAAAATGATTGATGCTCCAGTGCTGCACGTCAATGGAGATGATGCTGAGGCGGTCAATTTTGCAGCTAATTTAGCCGTGGAATATCGAAATAAATTCCATAAAGATATTTTTATAGATTTGTTATGTTACAGAAGACATGGGCATAATGAAAGTGATGAGCCTAAATTCACTCAACCTAAACTTTATAACAAAATTGCCAAGCACCCTAACCCTAGAGAGGTTTATGTTAAAAAATTAACTGAACGAGGTGATTTGGATAATGATTCAGTAAAAAAACTGGAGAAAGATTTCAAAAAACAGCTTCAAGACAGGCTAAATGAGGTAAAACAAAAACCTTTACCTTATAAACCACAAAAAATTGAAGAAGAGTGGGAGCAATTAAGAAGAGCTAAGTCCGATGACTTTTTAGAATCTCCTGACACTTCCATTTCGCAGGGATTGGTAGAAAAAATAGGAAAAGCCTTAACCACTTTACCGAAAGGGTTTAAACCATTAAAGCAAATAGACAAACTTTTAAAAGAGCGTAAGAAGAATTTCTTTGATGAGAAAATGCTCAATTGGGCAGATGCCGAATTGCTTTCTTATGGTTCTTTATTAGCCGAAGGGAACATTGTAAGAATGTCAGGTCAGGATGTGAAAAGAGGTACATTCTCTCACAGACACTCTTATTTGTTTGATGCTGAAACCAATGAGCCATATTGCAACCTTGATCATATTGAGGAAAATCAAAAAGAGAAATTTAAAATCTTCAATTCCTTATTATCAGAATTTGGAGTTTTAGGTTTTGAATACGGATATGCAATGGCCACACCAAATGCATTGGTGATTTGGGAAGCTCAATTTGGTGATTTTGCTAATGGAGCACAGGTTATGATTGATCAATTCATTACTTCAGCCGAAAGTAAATGGCAAAGAATGAATGGTTTAGTTATGCTATTGCCTCATGGCTATGAAGGACAAGGTCCAGAGCATTCAAATGCCAGACCTGAAAGATTCCTTCAATTAGCCGCAGAGGAAAATTTAATTGTAACCAATATCACTACTCCTGCCAATCTATTTCACATGTTTAGAAGACAAGTGAAATGGGAATTCAGAAAGCCTTTGGTTCAGTTTGCGCCTAAATCATTATTGCGTCATCCAAAAGTGATTTCTCCAATTAAAGAATTTACTGAAGGCAAATTCAGAGAAATTTATGAAGATGATTTCGTAACCAACAAAAATGTAAAAAGAGTATTATTGTGTACTGGTAAAGTCTATTACGATTTATTAGAAAAGCAACAAGCTGATGAAAGAAAGGATGTTGCCATCATCAGAATCGAGCAGCTACATCCGTTCCCAATGAACCAAGTAGACAAAGCTTTAAAGAAATTCAAAGATCCGGAAGTTTTCTGGGTACAAGAAGAGCCATCGAATATGGGATATTGGACCTATATGTTAAGAACAATAGCTAACAAGGCAGGCTTGCAATTGATTTCAAGAAAATCAAGTGCTTCTCCAGCTACTGGTTATGCCAAAGTTCATAAAGCAGAACAAGAAGCATTAGTTGAAAAAGCTTTTGACACAAAGAAATAA
- the odhB gene encoding 2-oxoglutarate dehydrogenase complex dihydrolipoyllysine-residue succinyltransferase, translating into MSLEIKVPEVGESITEVTIASWLKKDGDFVEQDEIIAELESDKATFELPAEASGVLTIKAQEDETIEVGSVICEIDEDAKGGESKSEEKSEDKKEEKSEPKQEKKESSSSNNGPKKTGEVHEMVVPTVGESITEVTISSWLKSDGDYVEMDEVIAEVESDKATFELPAEANGFLQIVAQEDDTIEIGATICKIEVTEGGAPSESSPEKSSSESDSSSDSQEEGKETYATGHASPAAAKILKEKGIDPSNIKGSGKDGRITKEDAENAEKQSSKAPEKESKSSDSGIETDKLPSPDAGGNREQRKEKMSSLRKTVARRLVSVKNETAMLTTFNEVDMKPIMDLRKKYKEQFKEKYEVGLGFMSFFTKACTMALKEWPAVNAQIDGNEMVYSDFVDMSIAVSSPKGLVVPVIRNAEKLSFHEIEGEVIRLAKKARDGKLSIDEMSGGTFTITNGGIFGSMLSTPIINAPQSAILGMHNIVERPVAINGEVQIRPIMYVALSYDHRIIDGKESVSFLVRVKELLEDPTRLLLGI; encoded by the coding sequence ATGAGTTTAGAAATAAAAGTACCGGAAGTAGGCGAATCAATCACCGAAGTAACCATTGCCTCATGGTTAAAAAAAGATGGCGATTTTGTTGAACAAGATGAAATCATCGCAGAACTGGAATCAGATAAAGCAACATTTGAATTGCCTGCTGAAGCTTCCGGTGTATTGACAATAAAAGCTCAAGAAGACGAAACCATTGAAGTTGGCTCAGTCATTTGCGAAATAGACGAAGATGCCAAAGGAGGTGAATCTAAATCAGAAGAAAAATCTGAGGACAAGAAAGAAGAAAAATCCGAGCCAAAACAGGAGAAGAAAGAAAGCTCTTCTTCAAACAACGGACCAAAAAAGACTGGAGAAGTTCATGAAATGGTAGTTCCTACCGTTGGTGAATCTATCACAGAAGTGACCATAAGTTCTTGGTTGAAATCTGATGGCGACTATGTGGAAATGGACGAGGTTATTGCAGAAGTTGAATCAGACAAAGCAACTTTTGAATTGCCTGCAGAGGCTAATGGTTTCTTACAAATAGTTGCACAAGAAGACGATACTATAGAGATCGGAGCTACAATCTGTAAGATTGAGGTTACTGAAGGGGGAGCTCCTAGCGAATCTTCACCAGAGAAAAGTTCTTCTGAAAGTGATTCAAGCTCTGATTCCCAAGAAGAAGGAAAAGAAACTTATGCAACGGGACATGCTTCACCGGCCGCTGCTAAGATATTGAAGGAAAAAGGTATTGATCCTTCCAACATAAAAGGAAGCGGAAAAGATGGTAGAATTACAAAAGAGGATGCTGAAAATGCAGAAAAGCAATCATCTAAAGCTCCAGAAAAAGAAAGCAAATCATCTGATTCAGGAATAGAAACAGACAAATTACCTTCTCCAGATGCAGGTGGAAATCGTGAGCAAAGAAAAGAAAAAATGTCGAGCTTGCGTAAAACTGTTGCCCGCAGATTAGTAAGCGTAAAAAATGAAACGGCTATGTTGACCACTTTCAATGAAGTGGACATGAAGCCAATCATGGATTTACGTAAAAAATACAAAGAGCAATTTAAAGAGAAATATGAAGTTGGATTAGGCTTTATGTCATTCTTCACAAAAGCTTGTACGATGGCATTGAAAGAGTGGCCAGCCGTTAATGCTCAAATTGATGGAAACGAAATGGTTTACAGTGATTTCGTAGATATGTCCATTGCTGTTTCCTCTCCAAAAGGCTTGGTAGTTCCAGTGATAAGAAATGCTGAGAAACTATCTTTTCATGAAATTGAAGGTGAAGTAATCAGATTAGCTAAAAAAGCTAGAGATGGAAAATTGAGTATAGATGAAATGAGTGGAGGAACATTTACTATCACCAATGGTGGTATATTTGGATCCATGCTTTCTACACCAATAATCAATGCGCCACAATCGGCTATTTTAGGAATGCATAATATAGTAGAAAGACCAGTTGCCATTAACGGAGAAGTACAAATCAGACCGATTATGTATGTAGCCCTTAGCTATGACCACAGAATTATTGACGGTAAAGAATCAGTAAGCTTCTTGGTAAGAGTGAAAGAGTTATTGGAAGATCCAACTCGTTTACTTTTAGGCATATAA